Proteins found in one Pseudochaenichthys georgianus chromosome 13, fPseGeo1.2, whole genome shotgun sequence genomic segment:
- the LOC117456984 gene encoding LOW QUALITY PROTEIN: protein sel-1 homolog 3 (The sequence of the model RefSeq protein was modified relative to this genomic sequence to represent the inferred CDS: substituted 1 base at 1 genomic stop codon) — MDFQILYKYICQFCLVQIVWGLDSVKLLNPPDEPLSDHLLKILYSCDAPATVQLDCIVYFESGITSTLQLKKWSCVPGDPEIKTLVVNFPDWLVYQPDGIIPDSQWVLSCILLASVRYSGLDDSEGSVTAQNLATLQPKAFFSRPVKQHQLCFSWSTQMLKLTQHSAKKQCPLEQETVHFLPSMYASTGESFGITKTLDSYSSEFLEYLRVKAISLPWCMFSIWIFVTSNCQDRLCGVFYHIDSHLNYVTPTLFLKESGQLHVQMDGEAEQSSAFVSQFKVSLNEWCQISVMLHGRTVTLSMVRMDKEQRTVYSQEYVMGHAVVLDDTEGYFVIGGGKYIRGVEGYFGPVVYHRNRIPPYSMSEVVIPDVIRALNLTGWLQTCQRFRLEMDVKISGYSFRAEQEKESDTCFDAFHEWMGKDRLPSYSHCELWEAAVPHRRQAADLAKFLAFKHGKRXPALPALGRALYSLSLHKLSRASSTGVVSRILPLLLQAGCLADNRALHMSSVLYSAGLGVKEQPNKAWLLALMAAQKDDRLALLHLGHMHHQGVHGLPTDPDLAYAYYANIAKQTTLDRHNHTPEQTYVEAVYLNNDEVLSLQTNTHHHIFQWLKLQARRGAAEEEQAVARMLYWGQQGVTPDIQTAARHYERGAVQWEDPVLMYDYGIVLMHGHGVQKDIPKALTFLKKAMEKDFVPAINALAWYYEKFNQDYEQAVKLWEQADELGSPDAALNLAVMHSQGLYPGKAADQFMAYQYYLKSAERGHIRGAVQLASYWTTGIPGQVNRRPSDAVLWAKWAAEHNGYLGSILRKALDSNLKSDMFSSLLYYMMAAESGYPPAQFNAAYLCDQNMLGFLDPSFASNCMWRYYNLTIQSQNPDPHAFIRMGDLLCEGQKDLCSAAEMYTRAALRDEPQGLYNLGLLTAEGYRLPLSVLIQLGLSELYMADNSLLLSTLYERCRDSEDTDSYLPCSLALFKVHLQSFQKDYSTAITFSTTVAAVATPMIFLIILGMLRRHVPSPT, encoded by the exons ATGGATTTCCAAATACTATACAAATACATCTGTCAGTTTTGTCTCGTGCAG ATCGTCTGGGGTTTAGACTCGGTGAAACTCCTGAATCCTCCAGACGAGCCTCTGTCAGATCATCTTTTGAAAATACTTTACTCTTGCGATGCTCCTGCCACAGTACAGCTGGACTGTATTGTATATTTCGAAAGTGGCATCACTTCCACACTCCAGCTGAAAAAATGGAGCTGTGTCCCCGGTGACCCTGAAATAAAGACCCTGGTGGTGAACTTTCCGGATTGGCTTGTGTATCAACCTGATGGGATTATCCCTGACTCCCAGTGGGTGCTGAGTTGCATCCTTCTGGCGTCAGTCAGATACAGTGGACTTGATGACAGCGAAGGGTCTGTCACTGCTCAGAATTTGGCAACTTTGCAGCCTAAAGCTTTCTTTAGTCGACCTGTAAAGCAGCATCAACTATGCTTCTCCTGGAGTACACAAATGCTGAAGTTAACTCAACACTCTGCCAAGAAACAATGCCCTTTGGAGCAAG AAACAGTGCATTTCCTGCCTTCGATGTATGCTTCAACTGGAGAAAGCTTCGGTATCACGAAGACACTGGACTCTTACAGCAGTGAGTTTCTGGAGTACTTGCGTGTTAAAGCCATCTCTCTTCCATG GTGTATGTTTTCCATCTGGATATTTGTGACCAGTAACTGCCAGGACAGATTGTGTGGTGTGTTTTATCACATAGACTCCCATCTAAACTATGTTACACCAACACTGTTCCTCAAAGAATCAG GACAGCTACACGTCCAGATGGATGGAGAGGCAGAGCAATCCTCTGCATTTGTTTCTCAATTCAAGGTGTCTTTGAATGAGTGGTGCCAAATCAGTGTGATGTTGCATGGTAGAACG GTTACTCTGTCCATGGTGCGCATGGATAAAGAGCAGAGGACAGTTTATTCACAAGAATATGT GATGGGTCATGCTGTCGTGCTCGATGACACAGAGGGATATTTTGTGATTGGTGGAGGGAAATACATAAGAGGTGTGGAGGGTTATTTTGGGCCAGTGGTTTACCACCGCAACAGAATACCACCGTACAGCATG TCTGAAGTTGTTATTCCAGATGTTATCAGGGCCTTGAACCTGACTGGATGGCTGCAGACCTGTCAACGATTTCGTCTCgagatggatgttaaaatcagtgGCTATTCTTTCAGGGCTGAACAGGAGAAAGAGTCTG ACACCTGTTTTGATGCTTTCCATGAGTGGATGGGAAAAGACAGATTACCATCGTACTCACATTGCGAGCTGTGGGAGGCAGCTGTCCCTCATAGAAGACAGGCTGCAGACCTGGCCAAGTTTCTGGCTTTCAAGCATGGTAAGAGATAACCTGC CCTGCCAGCTTTGGGCAGAGCACTGTACTCCTTATCACTTCATAAGCTGAGCAGAGCGAGCAGCACTGGAGTGGTCAGCAGAATATTACCACTGCTGCtccaagctggctgcttagctGATAACCGAGCTCTGCACATGTCCTCTGTGCTCTACAGCGCTGGCCTGGGAGTGAAGGAGCAGCCCAATAAG GCTTGGCTCCTGGCCCTGATGGCAGCCCAGAAGGATGATCGGTTAGCTCTTCTGCATCTTGGGCACATGCACCATCAGGGTGTCCATGGCCTCCCCACAGACCCCGACCTGGCCTATGCATATTATGCAAACATTGCTAAACAGACAACTTTAGACCGTCACAATCACACACCAGAGCAG ACATATGTTGAGGCTGTTTACTTAAACAATGATGAGGTGTTGAGTCTCCAGACCAATACACATCATCATATCTTCCAATGGCTGAAACTGCAGGCACGCAGGGGAGCAGCTGAAGAAGAG CAAGCAGTTGCACGCATGCTGTACTGGGGTCAGCAGGGAGTGACTCCAGATATCCAGACTGCTGCAAGGCACTACGAACGGGGAGCTGTCCAGTGGGAGGaccctgtgttgatgtatgactATGGCATAGTCCTAATGCAT GGGCATGGAGTTCAAAAGGACATTCCAAAAGCTCTGACTTTCCTGAAGAAAGCAATGGAAAAA GATTTTGTGCCTGCAATCAATGCCCTGGCCTGGTATTACGAGAAATTTAACCAGGACTACGAGCAGGCGGTGAAGCTGTGGGAGCAGGCGGATGAGCTCGGGAGTCCGGACGCTGCTCTGAATCTCGCTGTCATGCACTCACAGGGTCTGTACCCAGGAAAAGCTGCAGACCAG TTTATGGCCTATCAGTACTATCTGAAGTCTGCAGAGAGAGGGCACATCCGAGGAGCAGTTCAACTCGCTAGCTACTGGACCACTGGGATACCAGGCCAAGTCAACAGACGTCCATCAGATGCTGTTTT GTGGGCAAAGTGGGCCGCTGAACACAATGGGTACCTGGGCAGCATCTTACGGAAGGCCTTGGATTCAAATCTCAAGAGTGACAT GTTCAGCTCGCTGTTATATTACATGATGGCTGCTGAGTCTGGGTACCCTCCTGCACAATTCAATGCCGCATATCTTTGTGATCAGAATATG TTAGGTTTTCTGGATCCTTCTTTTGCATCAAACTGTATGTGGAGATATTATAACCTTACAATCCAAAGTCAAAATCCTGACCCTCATG CCTTTATTAGGATGGGTGACCTGTTGTGTGAGGGGCAGAAAGATCTGTGTTCTGCAGCAGAGATGTACACGCGTGCAGCACTAAGGGATGAACCACAg GGATTGTACAACCTTGGCCTTCTCACTGCAGAGGGTTACAGGCTGCCGCTGTCAGTATTGATCCAACTTGGCCTTTCAGAGCTCTACATGGCAGACAATAGTTTGCTCCTAAGCACTTTGTACGAAAG atgCAGAGACTCAGAAGATACAGATTCATACTTGCCTTGCAGCCTCGCCCTCTTCAAAGTGCATCTTCAATCTTTCCAAAAAGACTACAGCACTGCTATCACG TTCTCCACTACTGTTGCAGCAGTTGCAACTCCAATGATATTCTTAATCATCCTTGGTATGCTCCGGAGACATGTCCCCTCTCCCACCTAG